Proteins encoded by one window of Fusarium graminearum PH-1 chromosome 1, whole genome shotgun sequence:
- a CDS encoding alcohol dehydrogenase 1, whose protein sequence is MLSSSNMIRTSILRPARLATPNTALVARLAAATIQTSRRSFSSTQKTPCTGCVSSGCQACACHSSKSRGSTSNIATNFNTRKGAAYATTTSSIPTEQWAQVLEKTGGAVQYKKIPVPTPASDEVLINIKYSGVCHTDLHAVNGDWPLASKMPLVGGHEGAGVVVARGELVKDVEIGDHVGLKWLHGSCMSCEQCRQSNESLCSHASLSGYTVDGSFQQYAVGKAAHVARIPKDCDLAGVAPILCAGLTVYKALKSSNVRPGQSVVIAGAGGGLGVFAIQYAKAMGLHVTALDGGEEKRKVCTELGADTFIDFKTSADIVGEIKNATRGLGPDAVLLLAASEKPFQQASQYVKSKGTIVCVGLPANAFVKAPVFDTVVREISIKGSYVGNRQDAAEAIEFYRQGLIHAPYKIVGLSELQKVYDMMIAGNIAGRYVVDTSR, encoded by the exons ATGCTATCTTCAAGTAATATGATACGAACTAGCATTCTTCGACCAGCAAGGCTGGCTACTCCAAACACAGCACTTGTTGCGCGcctagcagcagcaacaattCAGACAAGCCGCCGGagcttttcttcaacacaaaAAACGCCTTGTACGGGCTGCGTATCTTCTGGCTGTCAAGCATGTGCTTGTCATAGCTCGAAAAGTCGtggcagcaccagcaatATTGCTacaaacttcaacaccaGAAAAGGTGCAGCCTATGCCACTACAACAAGCTCAATCCCTACTGAGCAGTGGGCACAGGTTTTGGAAAAGACTGGGGGAG CTGTTCAGTATAAAAAGATCCCAGTTCCTACACCAGCATCAGACGAAgtcttgatcaacatcaagtACAGTGGTGTTTGTCATACGGATCTTCACGCGGTCAACGGCGACTGGCCACTTGCCTCCAAAATGCCTCTAGTCGGGGGGCATGAAGGTGCAGGCGTGGTAGTAGCACGAGGAGAGCTTGTCAAAGACGTCGAAATAGGCGACCATGTAGGTCTCAAGTGGCTTCATGGCTCATGCATGAGCTGCGAACAATGTCGCCAGTCCAACGAATCTCTTTGTTCCCATGCATCGCTTTCTGGCTATACAGTTGACGGATCATTCCAGCAATATGCTGTCGGCAAAGCTGCGCATGTGGCGCGTATTCCCAAGGACTGCGATCTCGCCGGGGTAGCGCCTATTCTGTGTGCTGGACTAACCGTTTACAAAGCCCTCAAGTCCTCCAACGTTCGCCCAGGGCAGAGTGTAGTCATCGCCGGCGCAGGTGgaggtcttggtgtttttgCAATTCAGTATGCCAAGGCTATGGGGCTGCACGTAACAGCTCTTGATGGGGGTgaagagaagcgcaaggTTTGCACTGAACTCGGCGCTGATACTTTTATCGACTTCAAAACCTCTGCGGACATTGTAGGGGAGATCAAGAATGCCACTAGAGGCTTGGGACCGGATGCAGTTCTGCTTTTGGCTGCGAGTGAGAAGCCTTTTCAGCAGGCTAGCCAGTACGTCAAGAGCAAAGGCACAATCGTCTGTGTTGGATTACCAGCCAATGCATTTGTCAAGGCCCCTGTGTTCGACACAGTTGTTAG GGAAATCAGTATCAAGGGCAGCTACGTGGGAAACCGCCAAGATGCCGCCGAGGCCATCGAGTTTTACAGACAGGGCCTGATCCATGCGCCATACAA AATTGTCGGACTATCAGAGCTTCAGAAGGTTtacgacatgatgattgcAGGAAACATTGCTGGCCGCTATGTGGTAGATACTAGCAGATGA